The genome window GTTTATGGATGAAAGTGCCCATGACTGGCGGGTAATCCTTCGTGGAAGAGAATTAGGTTGGTCGGGTGTTGCTTTGAAAACTTGCAAGACACAAACAGGTGCTTTGCTATCTCTATGTTGGGCAAAGGCGCATGGCTTACTTCTTATGGTTCAAGATTTAACCAATCCGATGTTGGCTCAAATACCCCATGTCCTTTTAGGTGCCCATGCAGGGACAATTATGGGTGTGGAAAGCAATGGTATGCAGTTCTATCCAGAAGCCAGTTTACCAGAAGCAAAAATTCATCCAGGGTTATACCGAAGACAGGATGGTTGCCTAAACCTAACAACTTTACAAGGTCCAGGTTTTGGTATGCGTGTAGAGGAAATAAAACGAGAACTGCCCCATACGGATTTGGTATTAGGGGATATTGATGTGTAAGTCTTTCATTATTTTCTTGAGAGAAGGATAGCATAAGATTTTTTTAAGAGATGTGTTTAATTCATTTCCGAGGACAATCAAATCAGCAAACCGACTTGATGGCTGAATATATTTGATATGCATAGGACGGACTGTATGGATATATTGAAAAATGACCTGTTTTAATTTCCGTTTCCTTTCAGTTAAGTCTCTATCTAATCGTCGGATAAATCGCAAATCACTATCCAGTTCGATAAATATTTTTAAGTCTGCAATATTGCGTAATGAAGGATAAAGTAAAGTATGCAAGCCTTCTACAATTAGGATTGGATGGGGCTGTATCAGAAGCGTCTTTTTCTTTCGTGTATGAGTTGCAAAATTGTATTGTGGAATATGGACGCATTGTTTTCTTTTTAATTGCGATAAGTGTTTAACCAGCAATTTATAGTCAATAGATTGGGGGTGGTCAAAATTATACTGCTCCCGCTGTTTCATAGAAATATGCGAAAGGTCTTTATAATAATTATCGGAAGAGATAATAACAGCAAAAGGGAAGAAAAACTCCTTTAAACGATTTGCAATCGTAATCTTTCCAGAAGCAGAACCCCCGGAAATTAAAATGATGTATGTGCTTATATCATCCATTCTTTAAAATTCTTCCCAAACAATATATAGAGAAACGCAGGAACACCAATCAATGTTGTAATTATACCCACAGGTATCTCCGTGCGGAATAATTTTCTGGAAATAATATCGCAAAATAGCAGAAAGATAGAACCAATTAAAGCACTGTATGGAAAGACCCACCTGTGTGATGAACCTACAAAATAACGGGTGATGTGTGGGACAATTAATCCAACAAATCCGATAGGCCCTATTTCTGCAACAATAACAGCAGTCAGAATAGAAACAATAATAAACAGATGTGTTTGCAGTTTTGCAATAGTAATCCCCCGTGATTGAGCAATTTCTGCATCAAAAGTATAT of Candidatus Hydrogenedens sp. contains these proteins:
- the udk gene encoding uridine kinase; protein product: MDDISTYIILISGGSASGKITIANRLKEFFFPFAVIISSDNYYKDLSHISMKQREQYNFDHPQSIDYKLLVKHLSQLKRKQCVHIPQYNFATHTRKKKTLLIQPHPILIVEGLHTLLYPSLRNIADLKIFIELDSDLRFIRRLDRDLTERKRKLKQVIFQYIHTVRPMHIKYIQPSSRFADLIVLGNELNTSLKKILCYPSLKKIMKDLHINIP